A segment of the Leptospira terpstrae serovar Hualin str. LT 11-33 = ATCC 700639 genome:
CACTGACCTTTGTCATGAATTCAATATCAGTCGAGTGACAGGGTATAAATACTTAGAACAATATGAGCTTTATGGGATCGATGGGTTAAAAGACAAAAGCCGAAGACCGAAACACCATCCACACCAAACTCGA
Coding sequences within it:
- a CDS encoding helix-turn-helix domain-containing protein yields the protein MAWKETNVFEERMKFVVAWKRGGWSLTDLCHEFNISRVTGYKYLEQYELYGIDGLKDKSRRPKHHPHQTR